From the genome of Arthrobacter russicus:
AGGCTCGAACCGCTCTTCGATCCGACGCTGCCACACCGGCAACTCACCGGTTGCCGCCCAAACCGCTTGTTTGGCAGCACCCAGGGCGACATATTCCGCCGGAGCCGGGACTTCCACCGGAACGCCCAGTACCGGGGCCGCAGCCTGGCGCAACGCCTTCGACTTGGCACCGCCACCGATCAGCAGCACCCGACGCACCGGAATTCCTCCGGCTTTGATCCGGGCCACCCCGTCCGCGAGCGAATTGAGCACCCCGAGCACCGAGGCCCGGGCCAGGTTCTCCGCGGTCATCGAAGCCCGACTCAGCCCGAGCAGGGTCCCGCGCGCTTCCGGCAGGTTCGGCGTCCGCTCGCCATCCAGGTAGGGCAGCAGCAGCATGCCGTCGGCATCCGCAGCGCCGGCCAATGCCAGCTCATCGAGCTCGGCCAGGGAAACCCGCAACAGCTTCGCGGCAGCGCTCATGATCCGTGCGGAATTGATCATCGCCAACAACGGCAGATACTGCCCGGTGGCATCGGCGAAACCGGCGATCTGCCCGGACGGATCGATCGGCGGCGTTGCCGCACTGGTGAACACGGTTCCCGACGTGCCCACCGAAACCACCACATCGCCCGGTTCGATGCCCAAGCCGAGCGCCGCAGCCGCGTTGTCGCCGGCACCGGCGCCGAGCACCGCGGTCGGCAAGCCCCACTCGTCGATCAAGCGGCCGGCCGACTGGTCTGGCCGGAGCACCTCGGGCAGGTCGGGTACCGCGCCGAAGAAGCGCTGCAGGTATTCCGGCAGATAGGAATTGCTGACCGGGCTGAAATAGCCGGTGCCGGAAGCATCGCTGCGGTCCGTGCTGAAGCTTCCGGCCAACTGCAGGTTGAGCCAATCGTGCGGCAAGCAGACGCGTCGCACCTGCGACGCCGATTCCGGGTGCCGCTCGGCCAGCCAGGCGAGCTTGGTGAGCGTGAACGAAGGCACCGGAACCACCTGCGCAGTTTCCGCCCAAACCTGCGCGCCGAGCTCGGCCACCATCCGCGCCGATTGCGGTGCGCTGCGGGTGTCGTTCCACAGCAGCGCATCGAAGACCGGACGGTTCCCCCGGTCCAGCGCCACCATTCCGTGTTGCTGCGCCGCCGCCGAAACGCCCAGCACCGATTTCCCGGCATCGGTCACCCGGGCCTGCACCCAGGCCTCACGCAACGCTTCGGTCCATACTCGCGGATCGACCACGGTACCGTCCGGGTGCGCGGCGCTGCCCTGGCTGAGCACCCGCCCGTCGGCCGCGTCCACGGTGAGCACTTTGCAGGACTGGGTCGAGGAATCGATGCCGACCGCGATCTGCGCCATGTTCAGCCCGCCCCGCCGGACAGCCCGGCCCGATCCGGATGCCCCGGCTCCTCGGCCGCATTGGCCCCGCTGGAAAGCGCCGCGGCGAGTTCCTCGTCGGCGACCAGCGTACTGACGATCCCGGCGGCGATCGCGGCCCGCACAGCCGCCGCCCGGGCCGCACCCTGCGCCACCGCGATGACCGCGGGCGTCCGCTTGAGTTGGGCCAGCGTCACCGCCAGAACCCGGCCCTCCAGCTCCGAGCGCACCGACTCGCCGCGGGCGTCGACCAGCCGACCGGAACATTCCGCCACTGCGCCGGCGGCGATCCCGGCTTGCCGCACCAGGTTGTCCACCCGGTCCCAGACCGTGGAAAGCCCGGGGCTCCAGGCACCGATGGCAATCGCTGCGAGATCCAGCGAGTCGGCTTTGGTCAACGCCGTGGAAATTTCAGGTTGCTGCCGCAGCCCGGCCGCAGTTTGCGCACTGTCCACGACCAACGGCGCCCACAATGGCCAGACCTGCCCTTCGGATACCCGGCCCAAGCGCTGGATGAGTTCCAGCGGGTTCGAGTTGCCGGTTCCGGGCAACGCCCCGGCCAATTGGACGACGTCGCATTTGGGCAGCCGCGTGACATGCCGGGCCGCAACGTCCAGTGTGCGCGACCAGGAAACGCCGACCGTCATCCCGGACCGCGTCGCCGCCATCAATTCCGCGGCAACCGCCTGGGCCAACAGATCCCGCTGCAACACCTCATCGTTGTGCGAACGCACCACCACCACCCGGGTGATGCCCAGGCGTTCGGCGAGCCGCGCCGGATCCACGGCTCCCGCCGAGCCCGGGAAGCGCACTTCGATCCGCACGATCCCTTCTTCCCGGGCTTCGTCGAGGTACCTG
Proteins encoded in this window:
- the xylB gene encoding xylulokinase, whose product is MAQIAVGIDSSTQSCKVLTVDAADGRVLSQGSAAHPDGTVVDPRVWTEALREAWVQARVTDAGKSVLGVSAAAQQHGMVALDRGNRPVFDALLWNDTRSAPQSARMVAELGAQVWAETAQVVPVPSFTLTKLAWLAERHPESASQVRRVCLPHDWLNLQLAGSFSTDRSDASGTGYFSPVSNSYLPEYLQRFFGAVPDLPEVLRPDQSAGRLIDEWGLPTAVLGAGAGDNAAAALGLGIEPGDVVVSVGTSGTVFTSAATPPIDPSGQIAGFADATGQYLPLLAMINSARIMSAAAKLLRVSLAELDELALAGAADADGMLLLPYLDGERTPNLPEARGTLLGLSRASMTAENLARASVLGVLNSLADGVARIKAGGIPVRRVLLIGGGAKSKALRQAAAPVLGVPVEVPAPAEYVALGAAKQAVWAATGELPVWQRRIEERFEPSGEWGPELRGRYAEARKASYGV
- a CDS encoding sugar-binding transcriptional regulator, whose protein sequence is MTAIQPDHEELLALIGKEYYLDNLSKVDIAQRYGISRFQVARYLDEAREEGIVRIEVRFPGSAGAVDPARLAERLGITRVVVVRSHNDEVLQRDLLAQAVAAELMAATRSGMTVGVSWSRTLDVAARHVTRLPKCDVVQLAGALPGTGNSNPLELIQRLGRVSEGQVWPLWAPLVVDSAQTAAGLRQQPEISTALTKADSLDLAAIAIGAWSPGLSTVWDRVDNLVRQAGIAAGAVAECSGRLVDARGESVRSELEGRVLAVTLAQLKRTPAVIAVAQGAARAAAVRAAIAAGIVSTLVADEELAAALSSGANAAEEPGHPDRAGLSGGAG